CCCATACTCAGGGAATGCCTGGACATATCTCCCACCGCTCAAGCACGCATCAGCTAAGACCTTTGCAGCCGTGACTGTTCCCTGGCCCCCGCGACCATGCCAGCGAATCTCTACCAGTTCACTCATATTGGATTTCCTCCAGGATACTCTTTGATAAGAGTTTTAACTATAGCCTAAAATCTAAAGCATTTTCAAGCTTAGCGTGCCTGATTTATAAGTTAATAAATATTATAAATATAAAGTGAAAATTTAAATGCAAAAATCAAAAATGAAGAACAATAATTAAATCTCTTGAAACTCTATTATGAAAAGTGGTAAAAAATCCTTATGTCAAAAAAGATTGTCCTTGATATTGAGACCATAGGCAAAGACTTTGAATCTTTTGATGAACTCTCGAGGGAGTATCTCCTGAAATTCGCCGAAACTGAGGAGGAGATAAAGGAGGCCAAAGACAGGCTCAGTTTCTCGCCCCTTACTGGTGAGATTGTTGCCATAGGGCTATTGAATCCGGAGACCGATAAGGGTGCTGTTTATTTCCAGTCTCCAGGAATTGAAATTGAGCCTTTTGAAGAAAATGGGATAAAGTTCTCTTCAGGCACAGAGCCAGATATCCTGAGAAAATTCTGGGAGGTTGTAAAAGGCTATGACCAGGTCATAACCTTCAACGGCAGGGGTTTTGACTGCCCTTTTATAATACTCCGTTCAGCAATCCTCGGAATAAGACCATCAAAGGACCTGATGCCGAGTAGATACAATGACACGCATATAGACCTCCTCGACCATTTAAGCTTTTTCGGGGCTGTCAGGAAAA
This genomic interval from Nitrospirota bacterium contains the following:
- a CDS encoding ribonuclease H-like domain-containing protein, which gives rise to MSKKIVLDIETIGKDFESFDELSREYLLKFAETEEEIKEAKDRLSFSPLTGEIVAIGLLNPETDKGAVYFQSPGIEIEPFEENGIKFSSGTEPDILRKFWEVVKGYDQVITFNGRGFDCPFIILRSAILGIRPSKDLMPSRYNDTHIDLLDHLSFFGAVRKKFNLHMWCRAFGIKSPKTGGITGYEIKDLFKEGRYLDIARYCTGDLHATKELFRYWETFIKF
- a CDS encoding 2-oxoacid:acceptor oxidoreductase family protein — encoded protein: MSELVEIRWHGRGGQGTVTAAKVLADACLSGGRYVQAFPEYG